The Humulus lupulus chromosome 4, drHumLupu1.1, whole genome shotgun sequence genome has a window encoding:
- the LOC133833053 gene encoding B3 domain-containing protein At2g31420-like, producing MELQSKKTITCKYEEDHSHRRIRALAQVCYEALMNDYGHMVSNVVQDFRERKSNLKLHTQKRGRLPTRIVTTDQSKEVQIKRRKSNGGVVGGPYQPLPIPQAMSDVIRSTGQHHHPLLVIQKKLFHADIQAQQNRISMPLNQNSYDGFLSEAEKKKVDQEGMNVRFIEPSMEENRLILRKWCYKKMKNMSVFSYVFNKNWFGVVEKNGLKVGDIVQVWVFRDKDGNPCFAMVNLGEDATD from the coding sequence ATGGAATTGCAATCGAAGAAGACAATTACATGCAAGTATGAGGAGGATCATAGCCATAGAAgaatcagagcacttgctcaggtGTGTTACGAAGCTCTTATGAATGACTATGGTCATATGGTATCAAATGTGGTTCAGGATTTTCGTGAGAGGAAGAGCAACCTGAAATTGCACACACAAAAACGAGGTCGTCTTCCGACTCGCATTGTTACTACTGATCAATCGAAAGAAGTCCAAATCAAGAGAAGGAAGTCAAATGGCGGTGTAGTTGGGGGACCGTATCAACCACTGCCTATTCCTCAAGCAATGAGCGATGTCATTCGTAGTACTGGTCAGCATCACCATCCACTTCTGGTTATCCAGAAGAAACTCTTTCATGCTGATATTCAGGCGCAACAAAATCGCATTTCGATGCCTTTGAATCAGAACAGTTATGATGGTTTTTTGAGTGAGGCTGAGAAAAAGAAGGTCGACCAAGAGGGAATGAATGTTCGATTCATTGAGCCGAGCATGGAAGAAAACAGACTAATACTGAGAAAGTGGTGCTATAAGAAGATGAAGAACATGTCTGTCTTTTCCTATGTGTTTAACAAAAACTGGTTCGGTGTCGTAGAGAAAAATGGACTCAAAGTGGGCGACATTGTTCAAGTGTGGGTTTTTAGAGACAAGGACGGAAACCCTTGTTTCGCCATGGTCAATCTCGGCGAGGACGCTACTGACTGA